The following are from one region of the Ictalurus furcatus strain D&B chromosome 11, Billie_1.0, whole genome shotgun sequence genome:
- the eif6 gene encoding eukaryotic translation initiation factor 6: MAVRASFEKNNEIGCFAKLTNTYCLVAVGGSENFYSVFEGELSETIPVVHASIAGCRIIGRMCVGNRHGLLVPNNTTDQELQHMRNCLPDAVRIQRVEERLSALGNVIACNDYVALVHPDLDRETEEILADNLKVEVFRQTVAEQVLVGSYCAFSNQGGLVHPKTSIEDQDELSSLLQVPLVAGTVNRGSEVIAAGMVVNDWCAFCGLDTTSTELSVIESVFRLSETQPSTIATSMRDSLIDSLT; the protein is encoded by the exons ATGGCAGTCAGAGCATCCTTTGAGAAGAACAATGAAATTGGCTGCTTTGCAAAGCTCACCAACACATACTGCTTGGTGGCAGTAGGTGGCTCAGAAAACTTCTACAG TGTCTTTGAAGGTGAACTATCAGAAACAATCCCAGTGGTGCACGCGTCTATAGCAGGATGCCGGATCATCGGGAGGATGTGTGTAG GAAACCGTCACGGACTTCTTGTGCCCAACAACACAACAGATCAAGAGCTGCAGCACATGAGGAACTGCTTGCCAGATGCTGTGCGCATTCAGAGAGTGGAGGAGCGACTGTCTGCACTTGGAAATGTCATTGCTTGCAATGACTATGTGGCTCTAGTTCACCCCGATCTTGACAGG GAAACAGAAGAGATTCTGGCTGACAATCTTAAAGTGGAGGTGTTCAGGCAGACGGTGGCTGAGCAGGTGCTTGTGGGTAGTTACTGTGCCTTCAGTAACCAGGGAGGCCTTGTGCACCCCAAAACATCTATTGAAGACCAAGATGAGCTCTCATCACTCCTACAAGTGCCTTTAGTC GCCGGTACTGTAAACCGAGGCAGTGAGGTGATCGCTGCTGGCATGGTGGTGAATGACTGGTGTGCCTTCTGTGGTTTGGATACAACAAGCACAGAGCTGTCAGTCATTGAGAGTGTGTTCAGGCTGAGTGAGACTCAACCGAGCACCATAGCCACCAGCATGAGGGACTCGCTTATTGacag CCTCACATAA